A section of the Devosia rhizoryzae genome encodes:
- a CDS encoding protein-L-isoaspartate O-methyltransferase family protein yields the protein MVAIGSPVAYSRPAYAFPPDVFFMVDFTTARRAMIDSQVSAAGVTERRLLASMGRLPREIFVPEDRRGLAYIDDLHALGNGRFLPSPAIFARLAQLADVKETDRVLELGAGTGYGTAVLASLAHHVTGLETDTNLADQARANLAALAVLNAAIVSGTVDDLAEQRFDVILVEGALEAEPADLLTRLSPNGRLVTLIRRGRVAVAHRYRPGRDGFKKETHFDATLPALFPVAHAEEFVF from the coding sequence GTGGTTGCCATCGGCAGCCCGGTGGCATATTCACGCCCGGCATATGCTTTTCCGCCGGATGTCTTCTTCATGGTCGATTTTACCACTGCTCGAAGGGCAATGATTGACAGCCAAGTGAGCGCCGCCGGCGTCACCGAGCGCCGTCTCCTTGCCAGCATGGGGCGCCTGCCGCGCGAAATTTTTGTCCCCGAAGATCGACGCGGCCTCGCCTATATCGACGACCTCCACGCTCTCGGGAACGGTCGCTTCCTGCCGTCGCCAGCCATCTTCGCGCGCCTGGCGCAACTCGCAGACGTTAAAGAGACCGACCGCGTGCTCGAGCTTGGCGCAGGCACCGGCTATGGCACTGCCGTCCTTGCATCGCTGGCCCATCATGTCACGGGTCTTGAAACCGATACCAACTTGGCCGATCAAGCCCGCGCCAATCTGGCCGCGCTCGCTGTTCTCAACGCGGCCATCGTCAGTGGCACTGTCGATGACCTCGCTGAACAGCGCTTCGACGTTATCCTCGTCGAGGGTGCATTGGAGGCTGAGCCCGCCGATCTTCTCACCAGACTTAGTCCCAACGGCCGCCTCGTGACGCTGATTCGCCGCGGTCGCGTCGCCGTCGCGCACCGGTATCGTCCCGGCCGCGATGGGTTTAAGAAAGAAACACACTTCGATGCGACACTGCCTGCGCTTTTTCCTGTGGCGCACGCGGAAGAGTTCGTATTCTAG
- a CDS encoding benzoate/H(+) symporter BenE family transporter, producing the protein MTSPPPAAGRRDFGQPIMAGVLAAIVGYASTFTVVLAALTAAGASPQQAGSGLFSVCIAIGILNIVVAWQRRIPVSFAWSTPGVAFLLTVGEPVGGFPAVAGAFLVCAGLIFLTAFIGPLARAIAAIPAALANAMLAGMLLSLCLAPITAVAEMPTLALPILAAWALGLRFARRYAVPIAVVVTGIILAATTHLPAGTFDGAWPTLMPVVPAFTLDAIIRIGLPFYVVTMASQNLPGLAVMRANGFMLETRPIFALTGAASAATAFFGGHTSNLAAITAAICAGPEAHPDPGRRWPAPVAAGFAYFVLGLAASAAAAFIAASPPLLIQAVAGLALFSSLATSLAAALADEQVRLPAILTFVATASGITIVGVGAPFWGLVGGIVLLLMLRERKAS; encoded by the coding sequence ATGACCTCCCCTCCTCCCGCCGCTGGCCGGCGCGACTTTGGCCAGCCCATCATGGCTGGCGTACTTGCCGCAATCGTCGGCTATGCCAGTACGTTCACCGTGGTGCTGGCGGCACTGACCGCGGCGGGTGCGTCGCCGCAGCAGGCGGGCTCGGGACTGTTTTCGGTCTGCATCGCCATCGGCATCCTCAACATCGTGGTCGCCTGGCAGAGGCGCATTCCGGTGAGCTTTGCCTGGTCGACCCCGGGCGTGGCTTTTCTCCTCACCGTGGGCGAACCGGTAGGTGGGTTTCCCGCCGTTGCTGGTGCCTTCCTCGTGTGCGCGGGTCTGATCTTTCTCACGGCGTTTATCGGGCCTCTGGCGCGAGCGATCGCGGCAATTCCGGCCGCGCTGGCGAATGCCATGTTGGCGGGAATGCTCTTGAGCCTGTGCCTGGCGCCGATCACCGCAGTGGCGGAGATGCCGACCCTGGCACTGCCGATCCTTGCGGCCTGGGCGCTGGGACTGCGTTTTGCACGCCGCTATGCGGTGCCGATCGCCGTGGTTGTGACCGGGATCATCCTGGCGGCAACGACGCATCTGCCTGCCGGGACATTTGATGGGGCGTGGCCGACGCTGATGCCGGTTGTGCCGGCATTCACGCTCGATGCCATCATCCGGATTGGGCTGCCATTTTATGTGGTCACCATGGCATCGCAGAACCTGCCGGGGCTTGCGGTGATGCGGGCCAATGGATTTATGCTCGAGACGCGCCCGATCTTTGCCTTGACCGGTGCCGCAAGCGCCGCGACGGCGTTCTTTGGCGGACATACCAGCAATCTGGCGGCGATCACGGCGGCGATCTGCGCTGGACCCGAGGCACATCCTGATCCCGGCAGGCGCTGGCCCGCGCCGGTCGCGGCAGGATTTGCCTATTTCGTTCTTGGGCTGGCGGCGAGTGCGGCAGCGGCATTCATTGCTGCGTCGCCGCCGCTGTTGATCCAGGCGGTTGCGGGGCTCGCCCTGTTTTCAAGTCTGGCGACATCTCTGGCGGCAGCCTTGGCGGATGAACAGGTGCGATTGCCGGCCATTTTGACCTTTGTCGCGACGGCTTCGGGAATCACTATCGTGGGAGTGGGAGCGCCGTTCTGGGGGCTGGTGGGCGGCATTGTGCTTCTTTTGATGCTGCGCGAGCGCAAGGCGTCATGA
- the mobA gene encoding molybdenum cofactor guanylyltransferase, producing the protein MTIYAVVLAGGQGSRLGDVRKAEIRLGGRSLLERVMERLPTDVLISTGHGRSYSKYTCVSDGPGPVGGPLAGLAAAVLYLRDKASSDDVLISAAVDTPFLPADFAHKLIGGLAFNLAAYAIWGDEVYPTNAAYRFGAIATLPERLAELGSPKRLQAALHAQAVRWETDQNPFANLNTLADLVTLARRAE; encoded by the coding sequence ATGACCATCTATGCGGTTGTGCTGGCGGGCGGCCAAGGCAGTCGCCTCGGCGACGTCCGCAAGGCGGAGATACGGCTGGGCGGGCGGAGCCTGCTTGAGCGGGTGATGGAGCGCTTGCCGACGGACGTGCTGATTTCGACCGGGCACGGTAGGTCTTACTCGAAGTACACCTGTGTTTCAGATGGTCCTGGACCCGTTGGGGGGCCACTGGCAGGTCTAGCGGCAGCTGTGCTTTATCTCCGCGACAAAGCGTCTTCCGATGATGTGTTGATCTCAGCGGCGGTGGACACGCCGTTCCTGCCCGCTGATTTCGCCCATAAACTTATCGGCGGCTTGGCGTTCAATTTGGCTGCCTATGCCATCTGGGGCGACGAAGTGTATCCGACCAACGCTGCTTACCGGTTCGGTGCCATCGCCACCCTGCCGGAGCGACTAGCAGAATTGGGCAGTCCGAAAAGACTGCAGGCGGCGCTCCATGCCCAGGCTGTTCGTTGGGAAACAGACCAAAACCCCTTCGCCAATCTGAACACCCTTGCCGATCTCGTGACCCTCGCCCGGCGGGCTGAATGA
- a CDS encoding MFS transporter, translated as MTSTVASSAHDAQRTALSIILAVSGAHLLNDLLQFLLPALYPMLRETYGLSYFQIGMLTLGQQITACVLQPAFGLSGDLKPKPYWLALSMGIVAAGVAMLAAANGFWLLFLAAVVMGTGSALFHPEASRVARMASGGRLGFAQSLFQVGGNAGTALGPLAAALILLPMGQGSVFWFLAVAVVGFALLTWVGQWFVEHQRQAASRPRVPVAKPALSRQRLIVAFAVIGMLLLSKFIYIEGLKSYYAFFLIEKFGLSATEAQYYLFAFLGSVAAGTFFGGPIGDRYGRLAVIWVSILGALPFTLALPYLDLFWTAVMSIMIGLILSSAFSAMVVYAQELVPGKVGMIAGFVFGFAFGIGALGAAVMGALADWIGMIAVFQICAFLPALGILTILLPKTAELHPERKTA; from the coding sequence ATGACCAGCACCGTAGCCTCTTCCGCGCATGACGCGCAGCGCACTGCCCTGTCCATCATCCTGGCCGTCAGTGGCGCGCATCTGCTTAATGACCTGCTTCAATTTCTGCTGCCGGCGCTTTATCCGATGCTGCGGGAAACCTACGGGCTTTCCTATTTCCAGATCGGCATGCTGACGCTGGGGCAGCAGATCACGGCTTGCGTGCTGCAGCCGGCCTTTGGGCTCTCCGGTGACCTCAAGCCCAAGCCATATTGGCTGGCGCTGTCTATGGGGATCGTCGCGGCAGGTGTCGCCATGCTGGCAGCGGCAAACGGCTTCTGGTTGTTGTTCCTGGCGGCGGTCGTCATGGGAACGGGCTCGGCGCTGTTCCACCCCGAGGCATCGCGCGTGGCGCGAATGGCATCGGGCGGGCGGCTTGGCTTTGCGCAATCGCTGTTCCAGGTGGGCGGCAATGCCGGCACTGCCTTGGGCCCGCTGGCGGCCGCATTGATCCTTCTGCCCATGGGTCAGGGCAGCGTCTTCTGGTTTCTCGCGGTTGCCGTAGTGGGGTTCGCCCTTCTGACGTGGGTCGGGCAGTGGTTTGTCGAACACCAGCGGCAGGCGGCTAGCCGGCCCAGAGTGCCGGTGGCAAAGCCGGCGCTGAGCCGGCAGAGGCTGATCGTGGCCTTTGCCGTGATCGGCATGCTGCTGCTTAGCAAGTTCATCTATATTGAGGGCCTCAAGAGCTATTACGCTTTTTTCCTAATCGAAAAGTTCGGGCTTTCGGCGACCGAGGCGCAATATTATCTCTTTGCCTTCCTGGGCTCCGTGGCAGCCGGCACGTTCTTCGGTGGACCGATCGGGGATCGCTATGGCCGCCTTGCGGTGATCTGGGTGTCGATCCTGGGCGCCCTGCCCTTTACCCTGGCCCTGCCTTACCTCGATCTTTTCTGGACCGCGGTGATGAGCATCATGATTGGGCTGATCCTGAGCTCGGCCTTTTCGGCCATGGTGGTCTATGCTCAGGAACTGGTGCCGGGCAAAGTCGGGATGATCGCAGGCTTCGTCTTCGGCTTTGCGTTCGGCATTGGCGCGCTCGGTGCGGCGGTGATGGGTGCTTTGGCCGACTGGATCGGCATGATCGCGGTGTTCCAGATCTGCGCCTTCTTGCCAGCCCTGGGCATTCTCACCATCTTGCTTCCAAAGACGGCTGAACTTCATCCGGAAAGGAAAACCGCATGA
- a CDS encoding SRPBCC family protein, with the protein MNDDTLFGDGESQITLTRKIEANVSDVFSAWTDPALIEQWQVDEAEFDAFEGGSYRFVTFADEDDEADHEVSGEVLQFVEDERLVLSWVHKDEDEELIFVLDIVFQALGKDTTNITLTERGLAHADAQTRIFSMEAWSSALEQLAELME; encoded by the coding sequence ATGAATGACGACACGCTTTTCGGCGATGGCGAAAGCCAGATCACGCTGACGCGCAAGATTGAAGCGAATGTCTCGGACGTGTTCTCGGCCTGGACTGATCCGGCGCTGATCGAGCAGTGGCAGGTGGACGAGGCCGAGTTCGATGCCTTCGAAGGCGGCAGCTATCGCTTCGTGACCTTTGCCGATGAGGACGACGAGGCCGATCACGAGGTTTCGGGCGAGGTGCTGCAATTCGTCGAGGACGAGCGGCTGGTTCTGTCCTGGGTGCACAAGGATGAGGACGAGGAGCTGATCTTCGTGCTCGACATCGTCTTCCAGGCGCTGGGCAAGGACACGACCAATATCACCCTGACCGAGCGGGGCCTGGCTCATGCCGATGCGCAGACGCGCATCTTCTCAATGGAAGCGTGGAGTTCGGCGCTGGAACAGCTCGCCGAGCTGATGGAATAG
- a CDS encoding cryptochrome/photolyase family protein, which translates to MSKALVWLRNDLRLSDNPALVAAFKEADDVTAVFIFETDEGIRAPGGAARWWFNRSLTDLSERLAGIGVHLLVEKGKAETVLRRVLKDIGATSLHWNRRYHPAERALDSHIKERLGEEIAVESHPGNVLVEPWDIATGTGKSYSVYGPFWKNLRALDIAEPLPAPKGKAVRHKRVDENYREPKWAKKFAPYWTIGEIAAQDKLAAFFDERLTDYPQGRDFPALAATSHLSPHLRHGEISPRQIWHAAKAFAHAHHAQTERINKFLSELAWRDFNYHQLYHRDDIVRVAMHPKYEGMKWRDAPEQLEAWKRGRTGIPMVDAGMRELWETGYMENRVRMLTASFLCKNLLIDWRVGEEWFWDCLCDGDIANNPGNWQWVAGSGMDASPFFRIFNPVTQGERFDADGDYVRRWVPELSELPDKHVQQPWAAPKDVLAKAGVKVGETYPEPIVDLKETRERALEAAKAL; encoded by the coding sequence GTGTCCAAAGCCCTTGTCTGGCTTCGCAACGATTTGCGCCTTTCCGACAACCCTGCCCTCGTCGCGGCCTTCAAGGAGGCCGATGATGTCACGGCGGTCTTCATCTTCGAAACGGACGAGGGAATTCGCGCACCCGGTGGGGCGGCGCGGTGGTGGTTCAATCGCAGCCTGACGGACCTGTCCGAGCGGCTGGCCGGGATCGGCGTGCATTTGCTGGTCGAGAAAGGTAAGGCCGAAACCGTGCTGCGGCGCGTGCTCAAGGACATTGGCGCCACGTCGCTGCACTGGAACCGGCGCTACCATCCCGCCGAACGCGCGCTGGACTCGCACATCAAAGAGCGGTTGGGCGAGGAGATTGCGGTCGAGTCGCATCCCGGCAATGTGCTGGTCGAGCCTTGGGACATCGCGACCGGCACGGGAAAATCGTATTCGGTCTATGGGCCGTTCTGGAAGAACTTGCGGGCTCTGGACATTGCCGAGCCGTTGCCTGCTCCGAAGGGCAAGGCCGTGCGGCACAAAAGGGTCGACGAGAACTATCGCGAGCCTAAATGGGCCAAGAAGTTTGCGCCTTACTGGACCATTGGCGAGATCGCGGCGCAGGACAAACTCGCCGCCTTCTTCGACGAGCGACTGACGGACTATCCGCAGGGGCGCGACTTTCCGGCCCTTGCCGCGACTTCGCACCTGTCGCCGCATCTACGGCATGGCGAAATCAGTCCGCGGCAGATCTGGCATGCTGCAAAGGCCTTTGCACATGCGCATCACGCGCAGACCGAGCGGATCAACAAGTTCCTGTCTGAGCTCGCCTGGCGCGACTTCAACTATCATCAGCTTTATCACCGCGACGACATCGTTCGCGTCGCCATGCATCCCAAATACGAAGGCATGAAGTGGCGGGACGCACCGGAGCAGCTCGAAGCCTGGAAGCGCGGGCGCACCGGCATTCCAATGGTCGATGCAGGCATGCGCGAGCTTTGGGAAACCGGCTACATGGAAAACCGGGTGCGGATGCTGACGGCGTCGTTCCTGTGCAAGAACCTGCTGATCGATTGGCGGGTCGGCGAAGAGTGGTTCTGGGACTGCCTTTGCGATGGCGATATCGCCAACAATCCGGGCAATTGGCAGTGGGTGGCGGGGAGCGGCATGGATGCCTCGCCCTTCTTCCGCATCTTCAACCCGGTAACGCAAGGCGAACGGTTCGATGCGGATGGCGACTATGTGCGGCGCTGGGTGCCCGAGCTGTCTGAACTGCCGGACAAGCATGTTCAGCAGCCTTGGGCGGCGCCAAAGGATGTGCTGGCGAAGGCCGGCGTCAAGGTCGGCGAGACCTATCCCGAGCCGATCGTGGATTTGAAGGAAACGCGGGAACGAGCTCTCGAGGCTGCAAAGGCCTTGTAG
- a CDS encoding cysteine synthase A: MANHQDLLSAIGNTPLIRLNRVSTLTGCDIWGKAEFLNPGQSVKDRAALFIIHDAVKSGALKPGGTIVEGTAGNTGIGLTLVANALGFKSVIVIPETQSQEKKDALRLYGAELIEVPAKPYKNPNNYIKVSQRLAEKLNRELPNGAVWANQFDNVSNRRAHIETTGPEIWSQTNGRIDGFICSVGSGGTLAGVAEALRSRSKDVKIGLADPEGAALYEYYAHGELKSAGNSITEGIGQGRITANLEGLVIDHPYRISDAEALPYIFDLLENEGLCLGGSSAINIAGAVRLAQDLGPGKTIVTILCDYGNRYASKIYNPEFLRSKDLPVPGWLEGRTPIDISSVMEAEPA; encoded by the coding sequence ATGGCCAACCATCAAGATCTCCTTTCCGCCATCGGCAATACGCCGCTGATCCGCCTCAACCGCGTTTCGACGCTGACGGGCTGCGACATCTGGGGGAAGGCCGAGTTTTTGAACCCGGGGCAATCGGTCAAAGATCGGGCGGCGCTGTTCATCATCCATGATGCGGTGAAATCGGGCGCGCTGAAGCCGGGTGGCACGATCGTCGAGGGGACCGCCGGCAATACCGGTATCGGGCTAACGCTGGTGGCCAATGCGCTTGGCTTTAAATCGGTGATCGTCATTCCCGAGACGCAGAGCCAGGAGAAAAAGGACGCGCTGAGGCTTTACGGGGCCGAGCTGATCGAGGTGCCGGCCAAACCCTACAAGAACCCTAACAATTACATCAAGGTATCGCAGCGGCTGGCGGAAAAGCTCAATCGCGAGCTGCCGAATGGCGCTGTTTGGGCCAATCAGTTCGACAATGTCTCGAACCGGCGCGCGCATATCGAGACGACCGGGCCGGAAATCTGGAGCCAGACCAATGGCAGGATCGACGGGTTCATTTGTTCCGTCGGCTCTGGCGGGACGCTGGCCGGCGTGGCCGAAGCGCTGCGGTCGCGCAGCAAGGACGTCAAGATCGGGCTGGCCGATCCGGAAGGCGCAGCGCTTTACGAGTATTATGCGCATGGCGAGCTGAAATCTGCCGGCAATTCGATCACCGAGGGCATCGGCCAGGGGCGCATTACCGCCAATCTCGAGGGTTTGGTGATAGACCATCCCTACCGAATCTCTGACGCGGAAGCCCTGCCCTATATTTTCGACCTGCTGGAAAACGAGGGACTTTGCCTTGGTGGCTCGAGCGCCATCAACATCGCGGGTGCCGTGCGCCTGGCGCAGGATCTGGGGCCGGGCAAGACCATCGTCACGATCCTCTGCGACTATGGCAATCGCTACGCCAGCAAGATTTATAATCCTGAATTTTTGCGCTCCAAGGACCTGCCGGTGCCGGGCTGGCTCGAGGGGCGGACGCCGATCGATATTTCGAGCGTCATGGAAGCCGAGCCCGCCTAA
- the cls gene encoding cardiolipin synthase produces the protein MFGLDDLLRAVVADFHLVALITGALYLLALICGVREVLNSRTSQGSIAWLISLALLPFPTVLLYAVFGWKLFDDYATDRVQNGRADRPLRAKDLALIDRETDAQWPVQVAVSELPFLKGNDVQLLIDGAATFDSIFAGIDEAKEYLLVQFYIVRDDDLGRQLAERLIAKARQGVRVYLLYDDVGSNGMPKRYRREMREAGVKVAGFNQRHKFLRFYGPTRINYRNHRKIVVVDGKVAWTGGHNVGVEYLGQDPKFGRWRDTHVRVIGPAALGCALLFREDWEWATGEKIVTPPPEVWEGEGDEPVLVMGSGPADQLEECAIAFTDLIGRARERIWIVSPYFVPDTDIRTALYAAKLRGVDVRIMLPDEPDHKIVWLASIAHADAMVEHNISVYRYTDGFLHQKVVLMDDQMATVGSVNFDNRSFAINFEITLWFPDPDTISSVEAMLLDDFESCRQVGMAEVQSRPFPFYFITQFARLLSPLL, from the coding sequence TTGTTCGGCTTAGACGATCTTCTCCGCGCGGTTGTGGCGGACTTCCATCTTGTCGCGCTAATCACCGGCGCGCTTTATCTTCTGGCCCTGATCTGCGGCGTGCGCGAGGTGCTGAATTCGCGCACCTCGCAGGGCTCCATTGCGTGGCTCATTTCGCTGGCGCTGCTGCCCTTTCCCACAGTGCTGCTTTATGCGGTTTTCGGCTGGAAGCTTTTTGACGACTATGCCACCGACCGGGTGCAGAATGGCCGCGCCGATCGCCCGCTGCGCGCCAAGGACCTGGCGCTGATCGATCGGGAAACCGATGCTCAATGGCCGGTGCAGGTGGCGGTATCGGAGCTGCCATTTCTAAAGGGTAATGATGTTCAGCTCCTGATCGATGGGGCTGCCACCTTCGACTCCATCTTTGCCGGGATCGACGAGGCGAAGGAATATCTTCTCGTTCAGTTCTACATCGTGCGCGACGACGATCTCGGGCGGCAGCTGGCGGAGCGGTTGATCGCCAAGGCCAGGCAAGGCGTGCGGGTCTATCTGCTCTACGACGATGTCGGCAGCAATGGCATGCCCAAGCGCTATCGTCGGGAGATGCGCGAAGCGGGCGTGAAAGTCGCCGGCTTCAACCAGCGCCACAAGTTCCTGCGCTTTTACGGCCCGACCCGCATCAACTACCGCAATCACCGCAAGATCGTCGTGGTGGACGGCAAGGTGGCGTGGACGGGCGGGCACAATGTCGGCGTCGAGTATCTTGGTCAGGACCCAAAATTCGGCCGCTGGCGCGACACGCATGTGCGGGTGATCGGTCCGGCGGCTTTGGGGTGTGCGCTTCTGTTCCGCGAGGACTGGGAATGGGCAACGGGCGAAAAGATCGTCACGCCGCCGCCCGAAGTGTGGGAAGGCGAAGGCGACGAGCCGGTGCTGGTCATGGGCAGTGGTCCGGCCGATCAGCTCGAGGAATGCGCCATTGCCTTTACCGACCTGATCGGGCGGGCGCGGGAGCGCATCTGGATCGTCAGCCCCTATTTCGTTCCGGACACCGATATTCGGACGGCGCTCTACGCGGCTAAGCTGCGCGGGGTGGATGTGCGGATCATGCTGCCCGATGAACCCGACCACAAGATCGTCTGGCTCGCCAGCATTGCCCATGCCGATGCCATGGTCGAACACAATATCAGCGTTTATCGCTACACGGACGGCTTCCTGCACCAGAAGGTGGTGCTGATGGACGACCAGATGGCGACCGTCGGCAGCGTCAATTTCGACAACCGCTCCTTCGCCATCAATTTCGAAATCACGCTGTGGTTTCCCGATCCGGACACCATTTCAAGCGTTGAGGCGATGCTGCTCGACGACTTCGAATCGTGCCGGCAGGTCGGGATGGCAGAGGTTCAATCACGACCCTTCCCCTTCTATTTCATCACGCAGTTCGCCCGGCTGCTCTCCCCCCTGCTCTGA
- a CDS encoding alanyl-tRNA editing protein produces the protein MTEFLFRDDAYLKSCDARVVAISPEGGVVLDRTVFYATSGGQPGDSGRLVRANGSTIHIATAVHPDGDKLQVVHVPAEGSARPEVGEMVRAEIDWEKRYRLMRMHTALHLLSVVFPYPVTGGQIGEDKGRLDFDMHEVPENLQALEDELNAMAAADHAVSTEWISDAEMEAKADLIKTMKVKPPMGQGRVRLVQIGDVDLQPCGGTHVARTGEIGPLALGKIEKKGKQNRRVSLLFA, from the coding sequence ATGACCGAATTCCTGTTTCGAGACGATGCTTATCTCAAGTCCTGCGATGCCAGAGTGGTGGCGATCTCGCCTGAGGGTGGCGTGGTGCTGGACCGAACGGTGTTCTACGCGACCTCCGGTGGGCAGCCTGGGGACAGCGGCAGGCTCGTGCGCGCGAATGGATCGACGATCCACATCGCGACCGCCGTCCATCCGGACGGCGACAAGCTGCAAGTCGTGCATGTGCCGGCTGAGGGTTCGGCCCGGCCGGAGGTGGGCGAAATGGTTCGAGCCGAGATCGACTGGGAAAAACGTTATCGGCTTATGCGCATGCATACGGCGCTGCACCTGCTGTCGGTGGTGTTTCCGTATCCGGTCACCGGTGGGCAGATCGGTGAGGACAAGGGGCGGCTCGATTTCGACATGCATGAAGTGCCGGAAAACCTGCAAGCCCTCGAAGACGAGCTTAACGCCATGGCGGCAGCTGACCATGCGGTCAGCACCGAATGGATCAGCGACGCCGAAATGGAAGCCAAGGCCGATCTCATCAAGACGATGAAGGTCAAGCCGCCCATGGGTCAAGGCCGGGTTCGGCTGGTGCAAATCGGCGATGTCGACCTGCAGCCCTGCGGCGGGACGCATGTGGCGCGCACGGGCGAGATCGGGCCGCTGGCACTGGGCAAGATCGAGAAGAAGGGCAAGCAGAACCGGCGCGTCAGCCTGCTGTTTGCCTGA
- a CDS encoding transporter substrate-binding domain-containing protein — protein MNHILRPLLLLAVILTLTLPASAQTLDTVRERGFLICGSSNSLAGFAQQDVDGRWSGFDVDLCRALAAGIFGNPDLIEFRSYRGEARFAPLQTGAVDVLMRNGAWTAARDSKFGARYVVPSFFDGQAFLVPQSLGVVSAYELDDVTICVADRSGELAALDEFFFSNQTSFTEVVYEEESDLAVAYRAGLCQVVSASGRQLQAIRRELSDPSQHRILPERITKEVLGPVVREDDVTWFEIVRWTVFTLISAEEFGVTSLNIDSLTAARSPIIRRLLGVEGDFGSALGLRPTFMTDAIRAVGNYSELYDRHFGPQTGAAMLRGQNALYSNGGLLYAPPIM, from the coding sequence GTGAATCACATTCTGAGGCCATTGCTGCTGCTGGCCGTCATCCTGACACTGACACTTCCCGCATCTGCACAGACGCTCGACACCGTGCGCGAGCGCGGCTTCCTGATCTGCGGTTCGAGCAATTCTCTGGCTGGCTTTGCGCAGCAGGATGTCGATGGCCGCTGGTCGGGCTTTGATGTCGACCTCTGCCGCGCACTGGCCGCAGGCATCTTCGGCAATCCGGACCTCATCGAATTCCGCTCCTATCGCGGCGAGGCCCGCTTTGCACCGCTGCAAACCGGAGCCGTCGACGTCCTGATGCGCAACGGCGCCTGGACCGCCGCCCGCGACAGCAAGTTCGGTGCCCGCTACGTGGTGCCAAGTTTCTTCGACGGTCAGGCTTTCCTGGTGCCCCAGTCACTGGGTGTCGTATCCGCCTACGAACTCGATGACGTCACCATCTGCGTTGCCGATCGGTCGGGAGAACTTGCGGCCCTAGACGAGTTCTTCTTTTCCAACCAGACCAGTTTCACTGAAGTCGTCTACGAGGAAGAGTCCGATCTGGCCGTTGCCTACCGCGCCGGGCTTTGCCAGGTTGTCTCAGCCTCGGGCCGTCAGCTCCAGGCCATTCGCCGCGAGCTATCCGACCCGTCACAGCATCGCATCCTTCCGGAGCGCATCACCAAGGAGGTCCTTGGTCCGGTGGTGCGCGAAGACGACGTTACCTGGTTCGAGATCGTGCGCTGGACCGTTTTCACGCTGATCTCCGCCGAAGAGTTCGGCGTCACCAGTCTCAACATCGATAGTTTGACCGCGGCGCGCTCGCCCATTATTCGCCGTCTGCTCGGCGTAGAGGGTGATTTCGGCTCGGCACTTGGCCTTCGGCCAACCTTCATGACCGACGCGATCCGCGCCGTCGGCAACTATTCCGAGCTTTACGACCGGCACTTTGGTCCACAGACCGGCGCGGCCATGCTGCGCGGGCAGAACGCCCTCTACAGCAATGGCGGCCTCCTTTACGCCCCGCCGATTATGTAG
- a CDS encoding amino acid ABC transporter ATP-binding protein, with product MSQVSETIIDRQIDTNKMHVSKTNVAIDVVNMHKWYGDFHVLRDINLKVMEGERIVIAGPSGSGKSTLIRCINRLEEHQEGQIIVNGTELTADLRRIDEVRREVGMVFQHFNLFPHLTILQNLTLAPIWVRGTPKAEAEQTAMHYLERVKIPEQANKFPGQLSGGQQQRVAIARSLCMQPRIMLFDEPTSALDPEMVKEVLEVMISLAEEGMTMICVTHEMGFARQVANRVIFMDQGQIIEQNEPEAFFSNPQHERTKLFLSQILH from the coding sequence ATGTCTCAGGTTTCTGAAACCATCATCGACCGTCAAATCGACACCAACAAGATGCATGTGTCCAAGACCAACGTCGCCATCGACGTTGTCAACATGCACAAATGGTATGGCGATTTCCACGTGCTGCGCGACATCAACCTTAAGGTGATGGAAGGCGAGCGCATTGTCATCGCCGGTCCTTCCGGCTCCGGCAAGTCGACGCTGATCCGTTGTATCAACCGTCTTGAGGAGCACCAGGAAGGCCAGATCATCGTCAACGGCACCGAGTTGACGGCCGACCTCCGCCGCATCGACGAAGTGCGCCGCGAAGTCGGCATGGTGTTCCAGCACTTCAACCTCTTCCCGCATCTGACCATCCTGCAGAACCTGACACTGGCCCCGATCTGGGTCCGCGGCACGCCCAAGGCTGAGGCTGAGCAGACGGCAATGCACTATCTTGAGCGAGTGAAAATCCCCGAGCAGGCCAACAAATTCCCCGGCCAGCTTTCCGGCGGCCAGCAGCAGCGCGTGGCCATCGCTCGCTCGCTCTGCATGCAGCCGCGCATCATGCTCTTCGACGAACCGACCTCGGCGCTCGATCCAGAAATGGTCAAGGAAGTGCTCGAAGTGATGATCAGCCTCGCCGAAGAGGGCATGACCATGATCTGCGTGACCCACGAAATGGGCTTTGCCCGGCAGGTGGCCAACCGCGTCATCTTCATGGATCAGGGGCAGATCATTGAGCAGAACGAGCCCGAAGCCTTCTTCTCCAACCCGCAGCACGAGCGCACCAAGCTCTTCCTCAGTCAGATCCTGCACTGA